The Dictyoglomus sp. NZ13-RE01 genome has a segment encoding these proteins:
- a CDS encoding endonuclease IV produces the protein MEVKLGVHLYRDKNISEIIEELKINTAQIFAQNPRSFSLSKKPLPDFFISPIFIHAPYVVNLASPEKRIFELSCKLIIEELRICDEKNWEGVVVHTGSSKGGGKEKAKSNFFKALEYIFLNYKGEKKLIIENSSGLYDGWGSSVEDLASIHKEFPVYFCLDTCHLFSAGYDLRNKNSCNKTFNIFFSAIPTERFSLIHLNDSFYPLGSRKDKHEHIGRGKIGEDGFFYILEKTIDLNIPFILETPKDSQKADLKNLEKVREILTRLIF, from the coding sequence ATGGAAGTAAAATTAGGAGTACACTTATATAGGGATAAAAATATATCTGAAATTATAGAGGAATTAAAAATAAATACTGCCCAAATCTTTGCTCAAAATCCAAGAAGTTTTTCCCTATCGAAAAAACCTCTTCCAGACTTTTTCATCTCCCCTATTTTTATTCATGCACCATACGTAGTTAACTTGGCATCACCAGAGAAAAGAATTTTTGAGCTCTCCTGCAAATTAATCATAGAGGAGCTTAGAATTTGTGATGAAAAGAACTGGGAAGGAGTTGTAGTACATACAGGAAGTAGTAAAGGAGGAGGAAAGGAGAAGGCAAAATCTAATTTCTTTAAGGCTTTAGAATATATCTTTCTCAATTATAAAGGAGAAAAGAAATTAATAATTGAAAATAGTTCAGGACTTTATGATGGATGGGGAAGCTCTGTAGAAGATCTTGCTTCAATACATAAAGAATTTCCTGTTTATTTTTGCCTTGATACATGCCATCTTTTTTCTGCAGGTTATGACCTTAGAAATAAAAACTCATGCAATAAAACTTTTAATATATTCTTTTCAGCAATCCCTACGGAAAGATTTTCTCTTATTCATCTAAACGACTCCTTTTACCCTTTAGGAAGTAGAAAGGATAAACATGAGCATATTGGAAGAGGAAAGATTGGAGAAGATGGATTTTTTTATATCCTGGAAAAAACTATAGACTTAAATATACCATTTATATTGGAAACCCCAAAGGATAGTCAAAAGGCGGACTTGAAAAATTTAGAAAAAGTTAGAGAGATCTTGACAAGATTAATTTTTTAG
- a CDS encoding molecular chaperone DnaK: MGKIVGIDLGTTNSLIAYLEGGRPVIIPNAEGSRLTPSVVAFTKDGQLLVGEPAKRQAIVNAERTIKSIKRHMGTNYKVKIDDKEYTPQEISAMILRKLKRDAEAYLGEPIEKAVITCPAYFSDAQRQATKDAGAIAGLEVVRIINEPTAAALAYGLDKEGHQKILVFDLGGGTFDVSILEIGEGVFEVIATAGNNRLGGDDFDERIVNWLIENFMEEHGINLREDRTALQRLYEAVEKAKIELSSKLSTEINLPFIAMKGNTPLHLVYTLTRAKFEELTRDLVEKTQEPTERALKDAGLSPSQIDKIILVGGATRMPCIQEWIKKYFGKEPQRNVNPDEAVALGAAIQAGVIGGEIRDIVLVDVTPLSLGIETLGGVFTKIIERNTPIPVSKSQIFTTATDYQTSVEIHVLQGERALAKDNISLGRFILDGIPPAPRGVPQIEVTFDIDVNGIVHVSAKDKATGKEQRITISNAIRLSEAEIKRMTEEAKRFEEEDRKRREEIETKNQAEHLIYTARKTIKDYGDRVSKDLVQKVEDKIKNLEELIKPERINVEQVRKGMEELTQALGEIGQVMYQSAGSSTNPGGNPGGSSNQGPDGTIIDGDYKVN, translated from the coding sequence ATGGGAAAGATTGTAGGAATTGATTTAGGAACTACCAACTCACTTATTGCATATCTTGAGGGAGGAAGACCTGTAATAATACCTAATGCGGAAGGTAGCAGGTTAACTCCATCGGTTGTTGCTTTTACTAAGGATGGACAACTTTTAGTGGGAGAGCCTGCAAAAAGGCAAGCCATAGTTAATGCGGAAAGAACTATAAAATCTATTAAGAGACATATGGGAACAAACTATAAAGTAAAGATTGATGACAAAGAATATACTCCTCAGGAAATTTCTGCAATGATCCTGAGGAAATTAAAGAGGGATGCAGAAGCATATTTAGGAGAACCTATTGAAAAAGCTGTTATAACTTGTCCTGCCTACTTTAGTGATGCCCAGAGACAAGCAACAAAGGATGCTGGTGCTATTGCAGGTTTAGAGGTGGTAAGAATTATTAATGAGCCTACTGCAGCTGCTCTTGCCTATGGCCTTGATAAAGAAGGACATCAAAAGATCTTAGTCTTCGATCTTGGTGGTGGAACCTTTGATGTGTCCATATTAGAGATTGGAGAAGGAGTGTTTGAGGTTATTGCTACTGCAGGAAATAACAGGCTTGGTGGGGATGACTTTGATGAGAGGATTGTGAATTGGCTCATTGAAAACTTTATGGAAGAACATGGAATTAACTTAAGAGAAGATAGAACTGCCCTTCAAAGACTATATGAAGCAGTGGAAAAAGCCAAGATTGAGCTTTCTTCCAAATTATCTACAGAAATTAATCTTCCCTTCATAGCTATGAAGGGGAATACTCCACTTCATTTAGTATATACTCTTACAAGGGCAAAATTTGAAGAGCTTACAAGAGACTTGGTTGAGAAAACTCAAGAACCAACAGAGAGAGCATTAAAAGATGCAGGACTTTCTCCATCCCAAATTGATAAGATCATATTAGTGGGTGGAGCTACAAGAATGCCTTGTATCCAAGAATGGATTAAGAAATATTTTGGGAAAGAACCTCAAAGAAATGTTAACCCAGATGAGGCAGTAGCTCTTGGTGCAGCTATTCAGGCAGGGGTTATAGGAGGAGAGATAAGGGATATTGTACTTGTAGATGTAACACCTCTTTCTCTTGGAATTGAGACCCTTGGTGGTGTGTTTACAAAGATTATTGAAAGAAATACTCCTATTCCTGTTTCCAAGAGCCAGATCTTTACAACTGCTACAGATTACCAAACCAGTGTAGAGATCCATGTTCTTCAGGGAGAAAGAGCCCTTGCAAAGGATAATATTTCCCTTGGAAGATTCATATTAGATGGAATTCCTCCTGCTCCTCGTGGAGTACCTCAAATTGAGGTGACCTTTGATATAGATGTAAATGGAATTGTGCATGTATCTGCAAAGGATAAGGCAACTGGTAAGGAGCAAAGAATAACTATATCTAATGCTATAAGGCTTTCTGAAGCTGAGATTAAAAGGATGACTGAGGAAGCAAAGAGATTTGAGGAGGAAGATAGAAAGAGAAGAGAGGAGATTGAGACAAAGAACCAGGCGGAGCATCTCATCTATACTGCAAGGAAAACCATAAAGGATTATGGAGATAGGGTAAGTAAGGATTTAGTCCAAAAAGTAGAAGATAAGATTAAGAATTTGGAAGAGTTAATTAAGCCAGAAAGAATAAATGTAGAACAGGTAAGGAAGGGAATGGAAGAACTTACCCAAGCCCTTGGTGAGATTGGGCAGGTAATGTATCAATCCGCCGGCTCTTCCACAAATCCAGGAGGAAATCCTGGAGGTTCTTCAAACCAGGGACCTGATGGAACAATTATTGATGGAGATTACAAGGTGAACTAA